The DNA region ATAAACTCTCTTCTAGTTGCCTAAAAGGTGGTGTTACAACAGCTGTGGTTATGTCTGATTTTACACCACGGCTTGATAGTGCCACACTTTTAGAATTAGTCAAATTTAAAATTGATCAAGCCAAAATAAATCTTCATATGAGTGCTCCTTTGGCTGATGAAAAAGAAGACCAACTGCATAATATAGCAACGCTTCTTAATAATGGTGCTGCAGCTATTTTGGCAGATTCCCATCGTAATGCCAACCTTCTAAGACGTGGTATGCAATATGCGATTATGAAAAAAAGACCTCTTTTTGTACAGTGCTATGAACCAAACCTTGATGATAATGGTTTGATGAATGATGGCTTTAGTGCTTCAAAAATGGGGCTTTCAGGCATCTCCAAAATCTCTGAAACAGCTGAAGTGGCTAAAGTTTCAGAAATGGCACATTTTTACGGTGCCAAAGTGGTGTTAAAATCCCTTTCAACCAAACGCTCTTTAGAGATTGCCAAAGAACATAAAGCCCTAAAATCAGACTTGTATGCCGAGGTTTCAATTCATCATCTTGCCAAAAATGACACCAGTTGTGATGGCTTTAATACGTATGCTAAATTGATGCCACCCCTTCGTGAAGAAGATGAACGCAAAGCTTTAGTGGGCGCTTTGAAAGAGGGAATGGTTGATATTTTAACATCAGCCCACTCACCCAAATCAATTCTTTATAAAGACGTGGCATTT from Sulfurospirillum diekertiae includes:
- a CDS encoding amidohydrolase family protein gives rise to the protein MLIKNALVHTNEGLIPKDVLIKEGKIVSIAQNITTSLGDEMIDAKGLYLLPGLIDLNVRFANSTLNKEHIDKLSSSCLKGGVTTAVVMSDFTPRLDSATLLELVKFKIDQAKINLHMSAPLADEKEDQLHNIATLLNNGAAAILADSHRNANLLRRGMQYAIMKKRPLFVQCYEPNLDDNGLMNDGFSASKMGLSGISKISETAEVAKVSEMAHFYGAKVVLKSLSTKRSLEIAKEHKALKSDLYAEVSIHHLAKNDTSCDGFNTYAKLMPPLREEDERKALVGALKEGMVDILTSAHSPKSILYKDVAFEDAAFGIGSIEEFLTLVYTFLVKNKVIDLGELIRICCVNPAQVLGLERKGLIQEGFDADLVLFDPKESYEVTNKHSLYFGDTLYGKVKKVIVDGTLLLNQ